In Rhodoferax koreense, a genomic segment contains:
- a CDS encoding DUF934 domain-containing protein — protein MKLIAFAAHTAPAEGQKDAISLANDVDPRTVPLEGVSRIDLNFPKFTDGRAFSQAFLLRRRLGFQGEIRATGDVLIDQLVQMQRSGFDVAVLREGVDASAAQRQFDRYKGFYQGDAVHVVPHFAEPASTLGPDAAAYAGELERQHSA, from the coding sequence ATGAAATTGATAGCATTCGCCGCCCATACCGCCCCTGCGGAAGGCCAAAAAGATGCCATTTCCCTGGCCAACGACGTGGATCCCCGCACGGTGCCGCTGGAAGGCGTGTCGCGCATCGACCTGAACTTCCCCAAGTTCACCGACGGCCGCGCCTTCAGCCAGGCTTTCCTGCTGCGCCGCCGCCTGGGTTTCCAGGGCGAGATCCGCGCCACCGGCGACGTGCTGATCGACCAGCTGGTGCAGATGCAGCGCAGCGGCTTCGACGTGGCCGTGCTGCGCGAAGGCGTGGACGCGAGCGCCGCGCAGCGCCAGTTCGACCGCTACAAGGGCTTCTACCAGGGCGACGCCGTGCATGTGGTGCCGCATTTCGCCGAACCCGCCAGCACGCTCGGCCCGGACGCGGCCGCCTACGCCGGCGAGCTCGAACGCCAGCATTCGGCCTGA
- a CDS encoding sulfate adenylyltransferase subunit 1: protein MTNATISIATPADITGATALSALKFITCGSVDDGKSTLIGRLLVDTKAVLQDHLAGVQRQGETDLALLTDGLSAEREQGITIDVAYRYFNTEDRKFIIGDAPGHEQYTRNMVTAASSADAAVVLVDATKLDWKNAALELLPQTRRHSLLCNLLRVPSIVFAVNKLDAVEDSTLAFANISGALRKFATAAGIPVEAIVPVSALKGWNVVEAGHADLPDWCGYSGPTLLQILEQLPGTPAEVDQPFAFPVQWVEKFSSSADTSQGRRVFWGRVATGAVQPGQEIRILPSGQTATVAQVLDHARRPGNVSASHSAGIVLDREVDVSRGDWLLASGNFEAQRELSATVAWLDDEPLVAGRVYWALHGHRWVKAKVKRIVHRLNINTLAEEDATELPPNAIGHVELALQEPIATLPYLQSRSLGALVLVDTASNKTAGAVLVR from the coding sequence ATGACAAACGCTACCATTTCCATAGCTACTCCCGCAGATATCACGGGCGCTACGGCACTTTCTGCCTTGAAATTCATCACCTGCGGATCGGTGGACGACGGCAAGAGCACGCTGATTGGCCGCCTGCTGGTGGACACCAAGGCCGTGCTGCAGGACCATCTGGCCGGCGTACAACGCCAGGGCGAAACCGATCTGGCGCTGCTGACCGACGGCCTCTCCGCCGAGCGCGAGCAAGGCATCACCATCGACGTCGCCTACCGCTACTTCAACACCGAAGATCGCAAGTTCATCATCGGCGATGCGCCGGGCCATGAGCAGTACACGCGCAACATGGTCACCGCCGCAAGCAGCGCCGACGCCGCCGTGGTGCTGGTCGATGCGACCAAGCTCGACTGGAAGAACGCCGCGCTCGAACTGCTGCCGCAGACGCGCCGCCATTCGCTGCTGTGCAACCTGCTGCGCGTGCCGAGCATCGTCTTCGCGGTGAACAAGCTCGACGCGGTGGAAGATTCCACGCTGGCCTTTGCCAACATCTCGGGCGCGCTGAGAAAGTTCGCCACGGCCGCCGGCATCCCCGTCGAAGCCATCGTGCCGGTCTCGGCGCTGAAGGGCTGGAACGTGGTCGAGGCCGGCCATGCGGACCTGCCCGACTGGTGCGGCTACAGCGGCCCGACGCTGCTGCAGATCCTCGAACAATTGCCCGGCACCCCGGCCGAAGTGGACCAGCCGTTCGCCTTCCCGGTGCAGTGGGTGGAGAAGTTTTCGTCGAGCGCGGACACCTCGCAGGGCCGCCGCGTGTTCTGGGGCCGCGTCGCCACAGGCGCCGTGCAGCCAGGCCAGGAAATCCGCATTCTGCCGAGCGGCCAGACGGCCACAGTGGCCCAGGTGCTGGACCACGCGCGGCGCCCGGGCAACGTGTCGGCCAGTCACAGCGCCGGCATCGTGCTCGACCGCGAGGTCGATGTGTCGCGCGGCGACTGGCTGCTGGCGAGCGGGAATTTCGAGGCGCAGCGCGAACTCTCTGCCACGGTCGCCTGGCTCGACGACGAGCCGCTGGTCGCCGGCCGCGTCTACTGGGCGCTGCACGGCCACCGCTGGGTCAAGGCCAAGGTGAAACGCATCGTGCACCGGCTCAACATCAACACCCTGGCCGAGGAAGACGCCACCGAGCTGCCGCCGAACGCCATCGGCCACGTCGAGCTCGCGCTGCAGGAACCGATCGCCACCCTGCCCTACCTGCAATCGCGCTCGCTTGGCGCGCTCGTGCTCGTCGATACGGCGAGCAACAAGACCGCGGGCGCGGTGCTGGTGCGTTGA
- the fdxA gene encoding ferredoxin FdxA, with protein sequence MTHVVSESCIQCKYTDCVDVCPVDCFREGPNMLVIDPDECIDCAVCIPECPANAIFAEEDLPPDQLAFIQLNAELARADGWKSITKRKPALPDADDFKDKTGKLAALIR encoded by the coding sequence ATGACCCACGTCGTCTCCGAATCCTGCATCCAGTGCAAATACACCGACTGTGTGGATGTCTGCCCCGTGGACTGCTTCCGCGAAGGCCCGAACATGCTGGTGATCGACCCGGACGAATGCATCGACTGCGCGGTCTGCATCCCCGAATGCCCGGCGAATGCCATCTTCGCCGAGGAAGACCTGCCGCCGGACCAACTCGCCTTCATCCAGCTCAACGCCGAACTCGCGCGCGCCGATGGCTGGAAGAGCATCACCAAGCGCAAGCCGGCCCTGCCGGACGCGGATGACTTCAAGGACAAGACGGGCAAGCTCGCCGCGCTGATCCGCTGA
- the rnhA gene encoding ribonuclease HI: MTQVEIYTDGACKGNPGPGGWGVWLKSGAFEKELFGGELGTTNNRMEMMAVIQGLAALKQPCQVTLYLDSQYVLKGITEWLPGWKARGWRTASKEPVKNVELWQRLDALVSGGGHKIDWRWVRGHNGNPGNERADMLANRGVDMALGRS, translated from the coding sequence TTGACGCAAGTAGAGATTTACACCGACGGTGCGTGCAAGGGCAACCCGGGACCGGGCGGCTGGGGCGTGTGGCTGAAGTCGGGCGCGTTCGAAAAGGAGTTGTTCGGTGGCGAACTTGGCACCACCAACAACCGCATGGAGATGATGGCCGTGATCCAGGGCCTGGCGGCGCTGAAGCAGCCGTGCCAGGTCACGCTCTACCTCGACAGCCAGTACGTGCTCAAGGGCATCACGGAATGGCTGCCGGGCTGGAAGGCGCGGGGCTGGCGCACCGCGTCGAAGGAGCCCGTGAAGAACGTGGAGCTGTGGCAGCGGCTCGATGCGCTGGTCAGCGGCGGCGGCCACAAGATCGACTGGCGCTGGGTGCGTGGCCACAACGGCAACCCCGGCAACGAGCGCGCGGACATGCTGGCCAATCGCGGCGTGGACATGGCCCTGGGCCGGAGTTGA
- a CDS encoding alpha/beta hydrolase family esterase: MRKNLGSLWLKSFKRISKVQQRQGTALLRSLLGAPAPAKRKSEGTVKKVLKSIGLLQAPTASRAAVRSTPASKRRAVTGEKAAKAIKSPAARGAVKPAAGHGQWLRSYHLEPSGGLATPPRRMDYWMFVPTRALADRHKPMPLVVMLHGCTQTAAEFAQGTRMNALAQRKGFAVLYPQQLASVDNNRCWHWHLRATQQGGGEVRWVVGAIHKVMRTLPIDASRVYIAGLSAGAALAQIVALRHPQLIAAVGLHSAPVFGTVDSRMGAFSAMQHGSSHSLAHAVHDMALSPEFPRMPAILLQGDADKVVRSVNLMQLAQQFRLVNHIDDAAQEPVPHEFAERLTGRSPRHAYQVLDYSLGRSTLVRVCRIKGLDHAWSGGDAQFRFNAAPGPDASLMMWNFFQMHRRVDSK, encoded by the coding sequence ATGCGCAAAAATCTAGGCAGCTTGTGGCTGAAAAGTTTCAAGCGCATCAGCAAGGTCCAGCAGCGGCAAGGCACGGCGCTGCTGCGCAGCCTGCTCGGCGCGCCCGCACCGGCCAAGCGCAAAAGCGAAGGCACGGTGAAAAAGGTGCTCAAATCGATCGGCCTGCTGCAGGCGCCGACGGCGTCACGCGCCGCCGTGCGCAGCACCCCTGCGTCCAAGCGCCGCGCCGTCACGGGCGAAAAGGCCGCGAAGGCGATCAAGAGCCCGGCTGCCCGCGGCGCGGTCAAGCCCGCGGCCGGCCACGGCCAATGGCTGCGCTCCTACCATCTCGAGCCGTCTGGCGGCCTGGCAACGCCGCCGCGACGCATGGACTACTGGATGTTCGTGCCCACGCGCGCGCTGGCGGACCGGCACAAGCCGATGCCGCTGGTGGTGATGCTGCACGGCTGCACCCAGACGGCAGCGGAGTTCGCCCAGGGCACCCGCATGAACGCGCTGGCGCAGCGCAAGGGCTTTGCCGTGTTGTACCCGCAGCAACTGGCCTCGGTGGACAACAACCGCTGCTGGCACTGGCATCTGCGCGCGACTCAGCAGGGCGGCGGCGAGGTGCGCTGGGTGGTGGGCGCGATCCACAAGGTGATGCGTACGCTGCCCATCGACGCCAGCCGCGTCTACATCGCCGGGCTGTCGGCGGGCGCCGCGCTGGCGCAGATCGTGGCCTTGCGCCATCCGCAGCTGATTGCGGCCGTGGGCCTGCACTCGGCGCCGGTCTTCGGTACGGTGGATTCGCGCATGGGTGCGTTTTCAGCGATGCAGCACGGCTCGAGCCACAGCCTGGCGCACGCCGTGCACGACATGGCGCTGTCCCCCGAATTCCCCCGCATGCCCGCAATCCTGCTGCAGGGCGATGCCGACAAGGTGGTGCGTTCGGTCAACCTGATGCAGCTCGCGCAGCAGTTTCGGCTGGTGAATCACATCGACGATGCAGCGCAAGAGCCGGTGCCGCACGAATTCGCAGAGCGCCTGACGGGCCGCAGTCCCCGCCATGCGTACCAGGTCCTCGACTACAGCCTGGGCCGTTCCACCCTGGTCCGCGTGTGCCGCATCAAGGGACTCGACCACGCCTGGAGCGGCGGCGATGCACAGTTCCGTTTCAATGCCGCGCCAGGGCCGGATGCGAGTCTCATGATGTGGAACTTCTTTCAGATGCACCGCCGGGTCGATAGCAAGTAG
- a CDS encoding class I SAM-dependent methyltransferase, protein MSGQIIGLQEWFETPPGRYLLGWEQARFDEAVADIFGYHALQLGLPALAGLQNNRMPHRWLASDASLPGPAAARTALVTDFAALPFAEGSLDLVLLPHALELSPDPHATLREVERVLVPEGRVVVCGFNPASLWGMRQRRARLYRRLGFGELYLPDAGEFIGFWRLRDWLKLLSFEVESVRFGCYRPSVASEAWLNRFEWMDRAGERWWSIFGGVYFMVAVKRVRGMRLLGANWKPVKARASAPVPVANRQHRAGHGHDAG, encoded by the coding sequence ATGAGCGGTCAAATTATAGGTTTGCAGGAGTGGTTTGAAACACCCCCTGGCCGCTACCTGCTGGGCTGGGAGCAGGCGCGCTTCGACGAAGCGGTGGCCGACATCTTCGGCTACCACGCGCTGCAACTCGGTCTGCCCGCGCTCGCCGGCCTGCAGAATAACCGCATGCCGCACCGCTGGCTGGCCAGCGATGCATCTTTACCCGGCCCCGCCGCGGCGCGCACCGCCCTGGTGACGGACTTCGCAGCCCTGCCTTTCGCCGAGGGCAGCCTCGACCTGGTGCTGCTGCCGCATGCACTGGAGCTCAGCCCCGACCCGCATGCCACGCTGCGCGAGGTCGAGCGCGTGCTCGTGCCCGAGGGCCGGGTGGTGGTCTGCGGCTTCAACCCGGCGAGCCTGTGGGGCATGCGCCAACGCCGCGCACGGCTGTATCGCCGGCTGGGCTTCGGCGAGCTGTATCTGCCCGACGCAGGCGAATTCATCGGCTTCTGGCGTCTGCGCGACTGGCTGAAGCTGCTCAGCTTCGAGGTTGAATCGGTGCGTTTCGGTTGCTACCGCCCTTCGGTGGCCAGCGAGGCCTGGCTCAATCGTTTCGAATGGATGGACCGCGCGGGCGAACGCTGGTGGTCGATCTTCGGCGGCGTTTATTTCATGGTGGCGGTGAAGCGGGTGCGTGGCATGCGCCTGCTCGGCGCCAATTGGAAGCCAGTCAAGGCCCGGGCCAGCGCGCCGGTGCCGGTGGCCAACCGCCAGCATCGCGCCGGTCACGGCCATGATGCGGGCTGA
- a CDS encoding nitrite/sulfite reductase, translating into MYQYTEFDKQFVRSRASQFRDQLERWQAGKLAEEEFRPLRLQNGWYVQRFAPMLRIAVPYGELNSAQLRVLATIARDYDHKEDNDLSKANPGLSDLKSLPSRCAHFTTRQNVQFNWIPLDKSADVMDLLASVNMHGIQTSGNCIRNTTSDERAGVAIDEVADPRPLAEIIRQWSTLHPEFAFLPRKFKIAITGATDDRAATAWHDVGLHVLKNEAGEIGFRVMVGGGMGRTPVVGTVIREFLPWNQILNYLEAVVRVYNRWGRRDNIYKARIKILVKAEGQRYIDEVEAEYQQILTHDGAPHTISQQELDRVSASFVVPASRVGTLPLSAMPIPTIDPADTNYPRWLARNVAPHKNPALRCVTLSFKRLGYSPGDATGEQLDIAADLADRYSAGEARVTHDQNLVLPWVRADELPALYAEAHAAGLAKANVRLLTDMIVCPGGDFCALANARSLPISEAISQRYQDLDELHDLGEIDVHMSGCINSCGHHHSAHIGILGVDKDGQEWYQVTLGGSDGSDLSGAAGAGKVVGPSFAAAEVPEVIEAVLDTYRSVRQSAGDKAETFIDTLRRVGHDPFKQAANAARTSTGRAAPQAATAA; encoded by the coding sequence ATGTACCAATACACCGAGTTCGACAAGCAGTTCGTGCGTTCGCGCGCCAGCCAGTTCCGCGACCAGCTGGAGCGCTGGCAGGCCGGCAAGCTGGCCGAGGAGGAATTCCGCCCCCTGCGCCTGCAAAACGGCTGGTACGTGCAACGCTTCGCCCCGATGCTGCGCATCGCCGTGCCGTATGGCGAACTGAACAGCGCGCAACTGCGTGTCCTGGCCACCATCGCGCGCGACTACGACCACAAGGAAGACAACGACCTGTCCAAGGCCAACCCCGGCCTCTCCGACCTGAAGAGCCTGCCCAGCCGCTGCGCCCACTTCACCACGCGCCAGAACGTGCAGTTCAACTGGATTCCACTGGACAAGAGCGCCGACGTGATGGACCTCTTGGCCAGCGTCAACATGCACGGCATCCAGACCAGCGGCAACTGCATCCGCAACACCACCAGCGACGAACGCGCTGGCGTGGCCATCGACGAAGTGGCCGATCCGCGGCCGCTGGCCGAGATCATCCGGCAATGGAGCACGCTGCACCCCGAATTCGCGTTCCTGCCGCGCAAGTTCAAGATTGCCATCACCGGCGCCACCGACGACCGCGCCGCCACGGCCTGGCACGACGTCGGCCTGCATGTGCTCAAAAATGAAGCCGGCGAGATCGGCTTTCGCGTCATGGTGGGCGGCGGCATGGGCCGCACGCCGGTGGTCGGCACGGTGATCCGCGAGTTCCTGCCCTGGAACCAGATCCTCAACTACCTGGAAGCCGTGGTCCGCGTGTACAACCGTTGGGGCCGCCGAGACAACATCTACAAGGCCCGCATCAAGATCCTGGTGAAGGCCGAGGGCCAGCGCTACATCGACGAGGTGGAAGCCGAATACCAGCAGATCCTGACGCACGACGGCGCGCCGCACACCATCAGCCAGCAGGAACTCGACCGCGTCTCGGCCAGCTTCGTGGTGCCGGCCAGCCGCGTCGGTACCCTGCCCCTGTCGGCCATGCCGATCCCGACCATCGACCCGGCTGACACCAACTACCCGCGCTGGCTCGCCCGCAACGTGGCGCCGCACAAGAACCCGGCGCTGCGCTGCGTCACGCTGTCGTTCAAGCGGCTGGGTTATTCGCCCGGCGACGCGACCGGCGAACAGCTCGACATCGCCGCCGATCTGGCCGACCGCTACAGCGCCGGCGAGGCCCGCGTCACGCACGACCAGAACCTGGTGCTGCCCTGGGTGCGCGCCGACGAATTGCCCGCGCTGTACGCCGAAGCCCACGCGGCCGGCCTGGCCAAGGCCAACGTGCGCCTGCTGACCGACATGATCGTCTGCCCCGGCGGCGATTTCTGCGCGCTGGCCAATGCGCGTTCGCTGCCCATCTCGGAGGCCATCAGCCAGCGTTACCAGGACCTGGACGAATTGCACGACCTCGGCGAGATCGACGTGCACATGAGCGGCTGCATCAATTCCTGCGGCCACCACCATAGCGCCCACATCGGCATCCTCGGCGTCGACAAGGACGGCCAGGAGTGGTACCAGGTGACGCTCGGCGGCTCGGATGGCTCCGACCTCAGCGGCGCCGCCGGTGCCGGCAAGGTGGTCGGCCCGTCGTTCGCGGCGGCCGAAGTGCCCGAAGTCATCGAAGCCGTGCTCGACACCTACCGCAGCGTGCGCCAGAGCGCCGGTGACAAGGCCGAGACCTTCATCGACACGTTGCGCCGCGTCGGCCACGACCCCTTCAAGCAGGCCGCGAACGCCGCCCGCACCAGCACCGGCCGCGCCGCGCCGCAAGCCGCCACGGCCGCCTGA
- a CDS encoding phosphoadenosine phosphosulfate reductase family protein, which yields MSSFDLARINAELGRNAPALVDWALGLRQPAIVTTNFRPFEAVILHLVTQVKPDVPVVWMDNGYNTEATYRFVDEVTERLKLNLKVYLPRRSRAHREAVDGPTPALDDPRHAAFTEEVKLEPFARALREMAPKVWFTALRATDTAVRAQMDPVSINPDGLIKVAPLLHWSSKELHEYCETHGLPNNFDYVDPTKGEDNRECGLHLAH from the coding sequence ATGTCATCCTTCGACCTCGCCCGCATCAACGCCGAACTCGGCCGCAACGCCCCCGCACTGGTGGACTGGGCGCTGGGTTTGCGCCAGCCTGCCATCGTCACCACCAACTTCCGCCCGTTCGAGGCGGTCATCCTGCACCTGGTCACGCAAGTGAAGCCCGACGTGCCGGTGGTCTGGATGGACAACGGCTACAACACCGAGGCCACCTACCGCTTCGTGGATGAAGTGACCGAACGGCTCAAGCTGAACCTCAAGGTGTACTTGCCGCGCCGCTCGCGTGCGCACCGCGAGGCCGTGGACGGCCCGACGCCGGCGCTGGACGATCCGCGCCATGCCGCCTTCACCGAAGAAGTGAAGCTGGAGCCTTTTGCGCGCGCACTGCGCGAGATGGCACCCAAGGTCTGGTTCACCGCACTGCGCGCCACCGACACCGCCGTGCGCGCCCAGATGGACCCGGTGAGCATCAACCCCGACGGGTTGATCAAGGTCGCGCCGCTGCTGCACTGGTCGTCCAAGGAACTGCACGAATACTGCGAAACCCACGGCCTGCCCAACAACTTCGACTACGTGGACCCCACCAAGGGCGAAGACAACCGCGAGTGCGGCCTGCATCTTGCCCACTGA
- the cysD gene encoding sulfate adenylyltransferase subunit CysD yields the protein MNALTDHAVLQSAEHHLSNAHLDALEEETIFILREVAAVFERPTLLFSGGKDSLVLLKCAEKAFGVGRIPYPLLMIDTGHNFHEVTDFRDFRAKELGAELIVRNVEDSMKRGTVRLAHPGESRNVHQSVTLLEAIEEFRFDALIGGARRDEEKARAKERIFSHRDSFGQWQPKAQRPELWTLFNTRLQPGEHFRVFPISNWTELDVWQYIERENIALPSLYYTHKREVVERKGLLVPVTELTPLKAGETAEQRDVRFRTVGDITCTCPVESFAATPGDVVIETLAADVSERGATRMDDKTSEASMEKRKKDGYF from the coding sequence ATGAACGCCCTGACCGACCACGCCGTGCTGCAATCCGCCGAACACCACCTGAGCAACGCCCACCTCGACGCGCTCGAGGAGGAAACCATCTTCATCCTGCGCGAGGTGGCCGCCGTGTTCGAACGGCCCACGCTGCTGTTCTCCGGCGGCAAGGATTCGCTGGTGCTGCTCAAGTGCGCCGAGAAGGCCTTCGGCGTCGGCCGCATCCCCTATCCGCTGCTGATGATCGACACCGGCCACAACTTCCATGAGGTGACCGACTTCCGCGACTTCCGCGCCAAGGAGCTCGGCGCCGAACTCATCGTGCGCAACGTCGAGGATTCGATGAAGCGCGGCACGGTGCGCCTGGCGCATCCGGGCGAATCGCGCAACGTGCACCAGTCGGTGACGCTGCTCGAAGCCATCGAGGAATTCCGCTTCGACGCGCTCATCGGCGGCGCGCGCCGCGACGAGGAAAAGGCCCGCGCCAAGGAGCGCATCTTCAGCCACCGCGACAGCTTCGGCCAATGGCAGCCCAAGGCCCAGCGGCCCGAACTGTGGACGCTGTTCAACACCCGGCTGCAGCCCGGCGAACACTTCCGCGTGTTCCCGATCAGCAACTGGACCGAACTCGACGTGTGGCAATACATCGAGCGCGAGAACATCGCCCTGCCCTCGCTGTACTACACCCACAAGCGCGAAGTGGTGGAACGCAAGGGCCTGCTCGTGCCGGTGACCGAACTCACGCCGCTCAAGGCCGGCGAAACCGCGGAGCAACGCGACGTGCGCTTCCGCACCGTGGGCGACATCACCTGCACCTGTCCGGTGGAAAGCTTTGCCGCGACGCCCGGCGACGTGGTGATCGAGACGCTCGCCGCCGACGTGAGCGAACGCGGTGCGACGCGCATGGACGACAAGACCTCAGAGGCGTCCATGGAAAAACGTAAAAAAGACGGATATTTTTGA
- a CDS encoding NAD(P)/FAD-dependent oxidoreductase: MSAPAPIETDAVVIGAGPVGLFQVFQLGLLEIKAHVIDALPYAGGQCIELYPDKPIYDIPAVPATTGRELVASLMRQAAPFEPVFHLGEEVASLARQADGRFLLGTSRGKTFLSKTVFIAAGVGAFQPRRLRVDGIATLEGRDLFYHGSPAEDLTGRDVVVVGGDEAALQCALDLASRGLGSVTLLHRRDVLQAGAAALAEMQALCEAGQMAFRVGQIIGFDTRVEAGESRLSAVHVSDVDAQLHVLPADRLLVFQGLSPRLGPVADWGLAMARKQLEVDTERFATSEPGIFAVGDINTYPGKKKLIVCGFHECVLAAFGAVAIVFPERRTLLQYTTTSPRLHQLLGVATPGKA, encoded by the coding sequence ATGAGCGCGCCGGCTCCGATCGAAACCGATGCCGTCGTCATCGGCGCCGGCCCGGTCGGCCTGTTCCAGGTCTTCCAGCTCGGCCTGCTGGAGATCAAGGCCCACGTGATCGATGCGCTGCCCTATGCGGGCGGCCAATGTATCGAGCTGTACCCCGACAAACCCATCTACGACATTCCTGCCGTGCCGGCCACGACCGGGCGCGAACTGGTCGCGTCCCTGATGCGGCAGGCCGCGCCGTTCGAGCCGGTGTTCCATCTGGGTGAAGAAGTCGCGAGCCTGGCGCGCCAGGCCGACGGCCGTTTCCTGCTCGGCACCTCGCGCGGCAAGACGTTTCTCAGCAAGACGGTGTTCATCGCGGCCGGCGTCGGCGCCTTCCAGCCGCGGCGGCTCAGGGTCGACGGCATCGCGACCCTCGAAGGCCGCGACCTTTTCTACCATGGGTCACCGGCGGAAGACCTGACGGGCCGGGACGTGGTGGTCGTGGGCGGTGACGAAGCCGCGCTGCAGTGCGCCCTCGACCTCGCCTCGCGTGGCCTGGGCAGCGTCACGCTGCTGCACCGCCGCGACGTGTTGCAGGCCGGTGCCGCGGCCCTGGCCGAGATGCAGGCGCTGTGCGAGGCCGGCCAGATGGCTTTCCGCGTCGGGCAGATCATCGGGTTCGACACGCGTGTGGAAGCCGGCGAAAGCCGCCTCTCGGCCGTGCACGTCTCCGACGTGGACGCGCAATTGCACGTTCTGCCGGCCGACCGCCTGCTGGTGTTCCAGGGCTTGTCGCCCCGGCTCGGGCCGGTGGCCGACTGGGGCCTGGCCATGGCGCGCAAGCAACTCGAGGTGGACACCGAGCGTTTCGCCACCAGCGAGCCGGGCATCTTCGCCGTGGGCGACATCAACACCTATCCCGGCAAGAAGAAGCTCATCGTCTGCGGTTTCCATGAATGTGTGCTGGCGGCCTTCGGCGCCGTGGCCATCGTGTTCCCGGAGCGGCGCACGCTGCTGCAATACACCACCACCTCGCCCCGGCTGCACCAGTTGCTGGGCGTGGCCACGCCGGGCAAGGCGTAG
- the sbcB gene encoding exodeoxyribonuclease I, with translation MDDTGDAPTAPAQTFLWHDYETFGTKVRRDRPAQFAAIRTDADLNEVGEPIMLYCRPAPDYLPDPASCLLTGITPQTCLEKGIPEHEFAARINQALGAPGTIGVGYNTIRFDDEITRFMLWRNLIDPYAREWQNHCGRWDLLDVVRTAHALRPQGIQWPKNAEGVTSFRLEHLSAANGLSHEAAHDALSDVRATIALARLIRDKQPRLFEFCFGLHRKERVAAELGLPTTLQNARPFLHVSGMFGVERGCLALMWPLAMHPTNRNELIAWDLAFDPGELGRLRAEDIRLRLFSKAEDLPEGVTRLPVKTVHLNKSPMVVGNLKTLSAEMAARWGIDVARQLRHGEIAAALPDMSAIWPEVFQRPAEAHRADIDEDLYGGFPTPDDRRRLDRLRSLSPEQLAAARSSFDDTRLEELVFRYRARNFPASLSEQERGRWLEHCAIRLFDGADGARTLEAFFAQIDALSEEADERGEEVLGALYDYADAIAPERD, from the coding sequence ATGGACGACACCGGTGACGCGCCGACCGCGCCCGCGCAGACCTTTCTCTGGCACGACTACGAGACCTTCGGCACCAAGGTCCGGCGTGACCGGCCCGCGCAGTTCGCAGCCATCCGTACCGATGCCGATCTCAACGAGGTCGGCGAGCCGATCATGCTGTATTGCCGGCCCGCGCCCGATTACCTGCCCGACCCGGCGTCGTGTCTGCTCACCGGCATCACGCCGCAGACCTGCCTGGAAAAAGGCATTCCCGAGCACGAGTTCGCCGCGCGCATCAACCAGGCGCTGGGCGCGCCCGGCACCATCGGCGTGGGTTACAACACCATCCGCTTCGACGACGAGATCACCCGCTTCATGTTGTGGCGCAACCTCATCGACCCGTATGCGCGCGAATGGCAGAACCACTGCGGCCGCTGGGACCTGCTCGACGTGGTGCGTACCGCCCATGCCCTGCGGCCCCAGGGCATCCAATGGCCGAAGAACGCCGAAGGCGTCACGAGTTTCCGGCTCGAACACCTGAGCGCGGCGAACGGCCTTTCGCACGAGGCGGCACACGACGCCTTGTCCGACGTGCGCGCCACAATCGCGCTGGCCCGCCTGATCCGCGACAAGCAGCCGCGGCTGTTCGAATTCTGTTTCGGCCTGCACAGGAAGGAGCGCGTGGCCGCCGAACTCGGCCTGCCGACCACGCTGCAGAACGCACGGCCTTTCCTGCACGTCTCGGGCATGTTCGGCGTCGAACGCGGCTGCCTGGCGCTGATGTGGCCGCTGGCCATGCATCCGACCAACCGCAACGAGCTCATCGCGTGGGATCTGGCCTTCGACCCGGGTGAATTGGGCCGCTTGCGTGCCGAGGACATCCGGCTGCGGCTGTTCAGCAAGGCCGAGGACCTGCCCGAAGGCGTGACGCGCCTGCCGGTGAAGACCGTGCACCTGAACAAGTCGCCGATGGTGGTGGGCAACCTGAAGACGCTGTCGGCCGAAATGGCGGCGCGCTGGGGGATCGACGTCGCCAGGCAACTGCGGCATGGCGAGATCGCTGCGGCGCTGCCCGACATGAGTGCCATCTGGCCCGAGGTGTTCCAGAGGCCGGCCGAGGCGCACCGCGCGGACATCGACGAAGACCTGTATGGCGGTTTCCCCACGCCCGACGACCGGCGGCGGCTCGACCGCCTGCGCAGCCTGTCGCCCGAACAGTTGGCCGCCGCGCGCAGCAGTTTCGACGACACGCGGCTCGAGGAGTTGGTTTTCCGCTACCGGGCGCGCAATTTCCCCGCGAGCCTGTCGGAGCAGGAGCGGGGGCGGTGGCTTGAGCACTGTGCCATTCGGCTTTTCGACGGAGCCGACGGCGCGCGCACCCTCGAGGCTTTCTTCGCGCAGATCGATGCGCTTTCGGAGGAGGCCGACGAACGTGGTGAAGAAGTGCTGGGCGCGTTGTACGACTACGCGGATGCGATCGCGCCCGAGCGGGATTGA